One genomic segment of Osmia bicornis bicornis chromosome 16, iOsmBic2.1, whole genome shotgun sequence includes these proteins:
- the LOC114871504 gene encoding ran-binding protein 9: MAATSEESSVMEPSQTNSGQNQPVDPLKMLYPMVNEEETPLPRSWSPKDKYNYIGLSQNNLRVHYKGYGKTHKDAASVRTTHSIPAACGLYYFEVKIVSKGRDGYMGIGLSAHGVNVNRLPGWDKHSYGYHGDDGNSFCSSGTGQPYGPTFTTGDVIGCGVNLVDNTAFYTKNGHHLGIAFTDLPPNLYPTVGLQTPGEVVDANFGQEPFVFDIDDMLNELRVKTRLQIINYPTPDHGQGQWQAVLHKMVSTYLVHHGYCATAEAFANSTGQGFEEDLNSIKNRQKILKLVLAGRMGEAIELTSRLYPGLLERDPNLLFALKCRQFVEMVNGSDSEISQNSNINQTSVIQSTKAYTKSSTNGNVEEMNMNNAINGSTEQLLVNGQIENDVDMEENVMNGLKSNNENGYQNGDLNTNGYKCQNGEDVDMETNSLNQIQQQQNGGCILENTLNKSNKKQLCGGDKQAIEKMLEFGRQLYSQSIHLRQQHGKNESNKKMLQDAFSLLAYANPWNSPVGWQLDPQQRETVCARLNSAILESSNLPRRPPLEVAASHARELVRLMSHAGLGACGFAVVDNIIQY, translated from the exons ATGGCCGCCACCAGCGAGGAATCGAGTGTTATGGAGCCTTCTCAGACGAATTCCGGGCAAAATCAGCCCGTTGATCCTCTTAAGATGCTCTATCCGATGGTAAATGAAGAGGAAACACCGTTGCCACGATCGTGGAGTCCTAAGGACAAGTACAATTACATCGGCCTCTCCCAAAACAATCTTCGTGTTCACTACAAAG GTTATGGAAAAACCCATAAGGATGCCGCAAGTGTACGTACAACGCACTCAATACCAGCAGCCTGTGGTCTCTATTATTTCGAGGTGAAGATTGTCAGTAAAGGCAGAGACGGCTACATGGGAATTGGCCTCTCTGCCCATGGGGTTAACGTGAATAGGCTGCCAGGGTGGGACAAGCACTCCTACGGTTACCACGGCGACGATGGTAACAGCTTCTGTTCGTCGGGAACGGGACAGCCTTATGGGCCCACGTTCACCACGGGGGACGTGATCGGCTGTGGTGTAAATCTCGTCGATAACACTGCCTTCTACACGAAGAATGGACACCACCTTGGTATCGCATTCACTGATCTTCCG CCAAATTTATATCCCACGGTGGGTCTTCAAACGCCAGGAGAGGTAGTAGACGCAAACTTTGGACAGGAACCTTTTGTCTTCGACATTGACGACATGCTTAACGAGCTTCGTGTCAAAACAAGATTGCAAATAATAAACTATCCAACACCAGACCATGGACAGGGTCAGTGGCAAGCAGTTCTTCATAA AATGGTTTCAACATATTTAGTCCATCATGGTTATTGTGCTACTGCCGAGGCGTTTGCCAATAGTACCGGCCAAGGATTTGAAGAAGATCTTAACTCCATTAAAAATAGACAAA aaattctaaaattagtACTGGCAGGCAGAATGGGAGAGGCCATAGAGTTAACCAGTAGACTGTACCCAGGTCTTCTGGAACGGGATCCAAATCTTCTCTTCGCTTTAAAGTGTCGGCAATTCGTCGAGATGGTGAACGGCAGCGACTCCGAGATCTCTCAGAACTCTAACATTAATCAAACTAGTGTTATACAGTCAACGAAGGCTTATACCAAGTCCTCGACAAACGGTAACGTCGAGGAGATGAATATGAACAACGCGATAAACGGTTCCACAGAACAATTGCTCGTCAACGGACAAATCGAGAACGATGTAGATATGGAAGAGAACGTTATGAACGGTCTGAAAAGTAATAACGAAAACGGCTATCAGAATGGTGATCTAAATACCAATGGATACAAGTGCCAGAATGGAGAGGATGTCGATATGG AGACCAACAGTCTTAATCAAATTCAGCAGCAGCAGAATGGAGGTTGCATTCTAGAGAACACATTGAATAAAAGTAATAAGAAGCAGCTTTGCGGCGGGGACAAACAAGCGATCGAGAAGATGTTAGAATTCGGCAGACAGCTGTATTCTCAATCGATACATCTGCGACAGCAACACGGAAAGAACGAAAGCAATAAAAAGATGCTCCAAGATGCGTTTAGTCTTCTAGCTTATGCAAATCCGTGGAACTCGCCGGTTGGATGGCAGCTCGATCCACAACAGAGAGAAACCGTCTGTGCGAGACTCAACTCTGCTATACTCG AATCGAGTAATTTGCCACGACGACCGCCGTTGGAAGTGGCAGCGTCACATGCGAGAGAGTTGGTACGGCTGATGTCTCACGCTGGTCTTGGGGCATGCGGCTTCGCGGTCGTAGACAATATCATCCAATATTGA
- the LOC114871531 gene encoding AN1-type zinc finger protein 2A-like, which yields MEFPNLGEHCSEKSCNRLDFLPVKCDACSGIFCAEHMSYTDHSCPSAYKKDIQVPVCPLCNTPVPTKRGDPPDIAVGQHMDNECQSDLRKPRQKIFSNRCSSKGCKIKEIVQIRCSDCGKNFCLKHRHPTDHACVGQEEATRRKRLDALDNNVKVNRRNGEIFKTYQGSMSEDEALARALQASLQEEDTARRRTVETVPSENRDRCRLS from the exons ATGGAATTCCCAAACTTAGGTGAACACTGCTCTGAAAAGAGCTGCAATCGATTGGACTTTTTACCTGTAAAATGTGATGCATGTTCAGGAATATTTTGTGCAGAACATATGTCATACACTGACCATAGCTGTCCAAGTGCTTATAAAAAAGATATACAGGTTCCAGTATGTCCTCTTTGCAATACACCAGTACCTACAAAACGTGGGGATCCTCCGGATATAGCAGTGGGGCAACATATGGATAATGAATGCCAATCGGATTTAAGAAAACCTAGGCAAAAAATTTTCTCCAATAG ATGTTCATCTAAGGGTTgcaaaattaaagaaattgtTCAAATACGTTGTTCCGATTGCGGTAAAAATTTCTGTCTTAAACATAGACATCCGACGGATCACGCGTGTGTAGGCCAAGAAGAAGCTACTCGAAGAAAAAGATTGGATGCGCTCGATAACAATGTGAAAGTAAATAGAAGAAATggtgaaatatttaaaacctATCAGGGTAGTATGAGCGAAGACGAAGCACTCGCTAGAGCTCTCCAGGCTTCCCTACAAGAAGAAGATACTGCTAGGCGACGAACTGTCGAAACTGTTCCTTCTGAAAATAGAGATAGGTGTAGACTTTCATAA